One genomic region from Balaenoptera acutorostrata chromosome 1, mBalAcu1.1, whole genome shotgun sequence encodes:
- the LOC130707610 gene encoding uncharacterized LOC128031836 homolog, giving the protein MTIMLLCLLQLAAPLCSYSITIHFYLFWLNTP; this is encoded by the coding sequence ATGACTATAATGCTGCTCTGCCTTCTACAGCTTGCTGCACCACTCTGTAGTTACTCTATAACTATACATTTCTATCTTTTTTGGTTAAACACTCCCTGA